AATGTATTTTCGTTGAAGTAACAGCTTTATTCACCTTATAGCTCTCTATGTTTTTCTCCTTTTTTCTAATAGTAAGTTCTTCAGGGAAACTTAAGGTATAACTGCTATTTTCAACACTTAAAAAGTATTCGGTTACTGGAAAAAACGAATTAATAAACGCGGTATTATTAGTTTCGTATTCCGAATTAAACTCAATAGTATAAGGATATTTTATAGGAGTATATTCTAGATATTTTACTCGAGAATCGGAGTATAAGGTACCGCCATCCACAGCACTTACATCTCTAAAATCTTTCTCTTTTATTTTCTTAATAACCTTACCGAAGTTATCGTAAACCAAAACTTCTAATGTTTTAATATTTACGTTTTTATCATAATGCAAATATGCATTAACAGCATCGTTACCTTCTTTATTTAATACAGTTACAATTCGTTTTTCGGTAACCAACATGCTTTGCGAAGACTCCAAAATAATAGTGGTAGCATCATCTCTAACAACAGCATTAGCATTTTGTTTTAAATTATCGGGAATACTAAAACTAGTGTATAAATTTTGTTGAGAAAAACTAAAAAGTGTTACGAGTAAAAACAGTGTATTGAGAATACGCTTTATAATCATGAAAAAGGGGTTATGTTTATTTTACAGCGCCTAGTTATTTAAACTATAGTAAAACGAACTAATTTGTTCCCTTTTTAAATTTTACAACTAAAAACCTGACAGCTAATATAATAAAACACGGTAAAAATATGTATTTAAATTCGCTTAAAATCACCTGAATTCCACGTTGGGAAATAAAATTTCCAATACCGATAGGTGAAACCCGTATATCTTGAAAAGGAAAGAAAAATCGATCGTTATTGAAAGGAATAAAAAAGCCCACACCTTTTCCTCCGGAAGTCATAGCATCTAAAATACCATGAGACATTGTTGAAATAAAAATGACTAAAAACCAAATTGCTTTATTATTTCGACCTAAAGTAAACATTAAAATCAGTGCCCAAATTAAAGCAAACACAATAGAATGCGTAAAACCTCTATGCCCTAACGGGTCGCCATAAGCAATACCTAAATTAAAGCCAATAACATCAAAATCGGGTAAAATTGTAGAAAACACCGCAGCCCATAGCAACCACTTTAAATTTTGTTTATTGGTTACTTTCACCAAAGTATATCCAACTATGCCATGTCCAAAAATGGATGCCATTACTCTTTATTTTTTGTATCTATAATTATTGTAACTGGGCCATCGTTTAGCAACTCTACCTTCATGTCGGCTCCAAATTGTCCGGTTTGCACTGTTTTTCCTAAATCTTTTTCTATTTGTTTGACAAACGCTTCATACAATGGTATAGCAACATCAGGCCGCGCTGCTTTTATATAGCTCGGGCGATTACCTTTTTTAGTAGAAGCTTGAAGTGTAAATTGACTTACCACAATAACATCGCCATGGGTATCTTTTAAAGAATGATTCATCACATCATTATCATCAGAAAAAATTCGAAGATTCACAATTTTATTCGAAAGCCAAACAATATCATCTTCTGCATCCTCATTTACAATTCCTAAAAGAATTAAAAGTCCGTTTTCTATATTGGCTACTTCTTCTCCTCCAATAGTTACGCTAGCTTTTGTAACGCGTTGTATAACTGCTTTCATCTATTTAATTGCATTTATTAAAAACCTAACAAATGTATTTTTTGAGGTTTAAGTAAATTACCCTTACGGGGAAATGTCTCTCGGATGGCCAATTGGATTAGTCCCAAATATCGGTTCTGTAATGCTCATCTTCACCCTCAACAAGTTGAATATAACTTCGGTAACGAGAATACTCAATATCACCTTCATCTAACGCATCTTTAACGGCACACTTTGGTTCTTTAATATGTAAACAATTATTAAATTTACAATCTTGCTTTAAAGCGAAAAACTCAGGAAAATAATCACCAATTTCTTCCTTTTCCATATCCACAACACCAAAACCTTTAATCCCTGGTGTGTCTATAATTTGAGCTCCAAAACTTAAATCGAACATCTCAGCAAAAGTTGTAGTATGTTGCCCTTGCATATGTTGCGTAGAAATTGCCTTGGTTTTTATATTTAAATCTGGTTCAATAGCATTTACAAGTGTAGATTTCCCAACTCCAGAGTGCCCAGAAAATAAACTTACTTTGCCATGCATTAAAGCCTTTACTTTGTCTACATTTTTACCTGTAACGGCAGATACCCCAATACACTCGTAACCTATTTTTCTATAAATATGTGCCAGGTATTTTACTTCGTCTAGTGTTTCTTGATCGTAAGTATCTATTTTATTAAAAAGCAAAACCGTTTTAATTGAATAAGCATTTGCCGTTACCAAAAACCTGTCAATAAAACTGGTTAATGTTGGCGGATTATTAATGGTAATCATTAAAAAAACCTGATCTATATTGGCCGAAATGATGT
The window above is part of the Algibacter sp. L3A6 genome. Proteins encoded here:
- a CDS encoding metal-dependent hydrolase, with amino-acid sequence MASIFGHGIVGYTLVKVTNKQNLKWLLWAAVFSTILPDFDVIGFNLGIAYGDPLGHRGFTHSIVFALIWALILMFTLGRNNKAIWFLVIFISTMSHGILDAMTSGGKGVGFFIPFNNDRFFFPFQDIRVSPIGIGNFISQRGIQVILSEFKYIFLPCFIILAVRFLVVKFKKGTN
- the dtd gene encoding D-aminoacyl-tRNA deacylase → MKAVIQRVTKASVTIGGEEVANIENGLLILLGIVNEDAEDDIVWLSNKIVNLRIFSDDNDVMNHSLKDTHGDVIVVSQFTLQASTKKGNRPSYIKAARPDVAIPLYEAFVKQIEKDLGKTVQTGQFGADMKVELLNDGPVTIIIDTKNKE
- the rsgA gene encoding ribosome small subunit-dependent GTPase A, whose protein sequence is MTGRVYKSTGSWYTVKTDLGETYECRIKGKFRIKGIKSTNPIAVGDIVDFEIETDNNQESGIIHNIHDRFNYIVRKSVNLSKQTHIISANIDQVFLMITINNPPTLTSFIDRFLVTANAYSIKTVLLFNKIDTYDQETLDEVKYLAHIYRKIGYECIGVSAVTGKNVDKVKALMHGKVSLFSGHSGVGKSTLVNAIEPDLNIKTKAISTQHMQGQHTTTFAEMFDLSFGAQIIDTPGIKGFGVVDMEKEEIGDYFPEFFALKQDCKFNNCLHIKEPKCAVKDALDEGDIEYSRYRSYIQLVEGEDEHYRTDIWD